From a region of the Puntigrus tetrazona isolate hp1 unplaced genomic scaffold, ASM1883169v1 S000000002, whole genome shotgun sequence genome:
- the smfn gene encoding small fragment nuclease → MQAHMWSVACVAAFRVLTRVCVSSQRVKAHLLVFTARNASLFSPCTSVLAEGLMSRRSHSRKMSQSLAQRMVWVDLEMTGLDIEKDHIIEMACIVTDSDLNIIAEGPNLIINQPDELLDGMSDWCKEHHGKSGLTRAVRDSHITLQQAEYEFLSFIRQHTPPGQCPLAGNSVHADKKFLDKYMPQFMRHLHYRIIDVSTIKELSRRWYLEEYNLAPQKKSSHRALEDIQESIKELKFYRANVFKVKEKRKIVENGDKTSVN, encoded by the exons ATGCAGGCACACATGTGGAGTGTGGCGTGTGTTGCTGCATTCAGAGTCCTGACTCGAGTTTGCGTGTCGTCGCAGCGGGTTAAAGCACATCTGCTGGTGTTTACAGCCCGCAACGCATCTCTCTTCAGTCCATGTACCTCTGTGCTCGCTGAGGGTTTGATGTCAAGACGATCTCACAGCAGGAAGATGTCACAGTCCTTGGCGCAGCGGATGGTCTGGGTAGATCTGGAG ATGACAGGGCTGGATATAGAGAAGGACCATATTATAGAGATGGCTTGCATCGTTACGGATTCTGACCTGAACATTATTGCAGAG GGGCCGAATCTGATAATCAACCAACCCGATGAGCTGCTTGATGGCATGTCAGACTGGTGCAAAGAGCATCATGGGAAG TCAGGGTTGACTCGGGCTGTCAGGGACAGTCACATCACTCTTCAGCAGGCGGAGTACGAATTCCTGTCTTTCATTCGACAGCACACGCCACCCGGACAGTGTCCTCTCGCAG GGAACTCTGTTCATGCCGATAAGAAGTTTCTGGATAAATACATGCCGCAGTTCATGCGACATCTGCACTATCGCATCATTGACGTGAGCACCATTAAAGAGCTGTCCAG ACGATGGTATCTAGAAGAGTACAACCTCGCACCGCAGAAAAAATCATCGCACAG AGCGCTGGAAGACATCCAGGAGAGCATAAAAGAACTGAAGTTTTACAGAGCGAATGTTTTCAAAGTGAAGGAGAAGAGAAAAATAGTCGAAAATGGCGATAAGACATCTGTGAACTAA